A genomic window from Deinococcus aetherius includes:
- a CDS encoding transposase produces the protein MRLDKLKSRARSFERLVGLTPEEFERLLSKLEPLWEQAHRRSLLGAGRVRRIGAGNTFKLDLSQRLFVTLLYLRQYFTMHVLGILFDLDAANVCRNIHGLLPVLEQALPAPLRSRTLQAKPDEVAGNQTKKPRKIRSLEEFLEVFPELTDVIVDGTEQPRGQPKVKKGQTPGKKAVGRPKDKKRFYSVKQGTHTLKTQVAVTPEGQVVHLSATASGRTHDMKVLKRSRLINRLPPHVRVWGDRGYTGLEKVYPERETIVPAKRPKKGELSLEQRELNRLISKVRITAENVINRMKKFRACKEFFRNEPKRHGVIWGCVAGLVNLRWQRRLLLPTT, from the coding sequence TTGCGGCTGGACAAGCTGAAGTCCCGAGCACGTTCCTTCGAGCGTCTGGTGGGGCTGACTCCCGAAGAGTTCGAGCGGCTGCTGAGCAAACTGGAGCCGTTGTGGGAGCAGGCCCACCGCCGCTCCCTGCTGGGCGCCGGACGGGTTCGGCGCATCGGTGCGGGCAACACCTTCAAGCTCGACCTGAGCCAGCGATTATTCGTCACGCTGCTCTACCTGCGCCAGTACTTCACGATGCACGTCCTGGGCATCCTGTTTGACCTGGACGCAGCGAATGTTTGCCGCAACATCCACGGCTTGCTGCCCGTCTTGGAGCAGGCGTTGCCTGCTCCCCTGCGTTCCCGGACCCTCCAGGCCAAGCCGGATGAGGTTGCGGGCAACCAGACCAAGAAGCCGAGAAAGATTCGCTCGTTGGAGGAGTTCTTGGAGGTGTTCCCCGAGCTGACGGACGTGATCGTGGACGGCACCGAGCAGCCCCGGGGGCAGCCGAAGGTGAAGAAGGGCCAGACGCCGGGGAAGAAAGCGGTGGGGCGGCCCAAGGACAAGAAGCGGTTCTATAGCGTCAAGCAGGGCACGCACACCCTGAAGACCCAGGTGGCGGTGACGCCCGAAGGGCAGGTCGTCCATCTCAGTGCGACCGCCAGCGGTCGCACTCATGACATGAAGGTGCTTAAACGGTCGCGCTTGATCAACCGCTTGCCCCCCCATGTCCGAGTGTGGGGGGACCGTGGGTACACCGGGCTGGAGAAGGTCTACCCCGAGCGCGAGACCATCGTGCCCGCCAAGCGCCCGAAGAAGGGCGAGTTGAGCCTGGAGCAACGTGAGCTGAACCGTCTGATCTCCAAGGTACGGATCACCGCCGAGAACGTCATCAATCGGATGAAGAAGTTCCGCGCCTGCAAGGAGTTCTTCCGAAACGAGCCCAAACGGCATGGGGTCATATGGGGCTGTGTCGCCGGACTCGTCAATCTCCGCTGGCAACGCCGACTCCTCCTGCCCACGACCTGA